The region ACATTTGCAAAAATTCGCTGCTAAATAATAATCTATGCCCATCTTCTGTCCTTTTTGATAAAGAAGAAATAACAGTGGTTCTTGCAGGCATATTAATTCCTGCAGCAAGAGTTTCAGTTGCAAAAACAACTTTTATCAAACCTTGCTGAAATAATTCCTCAACCAATTCTTTCCATGCAGGCAATAATCCAGCATGATGAGATGCAATACCGCGTTTTAATGCTTCACATTGAGATTTATCTTTAATTGCTTCTTGATTATTTTTAAGATAAATATCTAATTTTTGGGATATCATATTTGCTTCTGAATAACTTACTAAAGTTAAATCTTTTATATTCTCAATAGCCTTGTCACATCCCCTTCTACTAAAAATAAAATAAATAGCAGGCAACATATTTCGTTCAGCTAGTTTTGAGACCACAAATCCAATTGAGGGCGACTTTGGTTGCATTATCCTTCCAACTTTTGCTCTCTTTTTCTGCCCTTTAGGAGCTCTCCAAATCTTACAGTTTGGATGAATTCCATTACCCTTATTATTTAAAAGTGGATGTAGGCCTTTAATACTACAAAAAATAAAATCAAGTGGAACTGGTCTCTTATAACTATTAATTAGTACTGTGGGTCCATGAACTTTTTCTATCCAATTTTGTAGTTGATCTGCATTGGCGATTGTTGCTGATAAAGCTATTATTTGAATTCTTGTAGGACAATGGATTATGGTTTCCTCCCAAACTGTTCCTCTTTGAGGATCATTCATGTAATGACATTCATCAAGAATCACAGATTCTAAATTTTCTAAGGGATCATCAAATTCATCAAATTCGCCATAAAGCATGTTCCTAAAAATCTCAGTAGTCATTACTAAGATTGGTGCTTCTCTATTTATACTTATATCCCCAGTTAAAAGACCAACTTTATCCTCACCATATTGATTAGCAAAATCTCTAAACTTTTGATTTGATAGAGCCTTTAAAGGTGTTGTATAAAAAACTCTGCTCTCATGAGATAAACCTCTATATATAGCAAATTCACCTATCAATGTTTTACCCGAACCTGTTGGTGCCGTTAAAACAACAGAATTTCCGCTATTAATAGCTTGTATTGCTTCTAATTGGAAATCATCTAGCGGAAAAGGGAAATATTCCTCTAAATTAAGCAATAATTGTGATTGAAGAGAGGATGAGTTAACTTCTTAATATATGATCTATATAGATATTAATAAACAAAAAATACCTTGCAAACTTTAACAGTAAATCTAAATCTTTTTAATTAAGTACATTACATTTTATTTTACTAAAATGAAAAAAATAAAAATTCCAAAAAATAGAATTCGTAAATTAAAAACATTTTCTTTAGGTAAAAAACCATTCGAACTTATAAGTTTAAATTCGCATAATAAAAAACTTATAGACTTATGTAGTAATGATTATTTTGGATTAAGTAGGGACAAGGATTTAATAAAAGCTGGTTACGAAATAAGCCTTTCAGAAGGTTTTGGTGCAGGAAGTTCTAGGTTTATTACAGGTTCAAGACCAATACATAAATTATTAGAGAAAGAACTTGCCGAGTGGCTTGATCAACAAAAAGTATTTATTTTCCCAAGCGGATTTCAAGCAAATATAGCCGCTATACAGTCTTTAGCAAACAGAAATAGTATTGTAATAGCAGATAAATTGATTCATAACTCTTTATTAGTGGGAATCAAAGCTACACAAGCAAAACTGATTCGATTTGCACACAATAATTTAAAAGATTTAGAAGATAAAATTATTAAATCTAAACCTAAAAAAAGTTCCATTTTAGTTGTTGTTGAATCTCTTTATAGCATGGAGGGATCAATTGCTCCGCTCAGAGAAATAACACAAATTTGCAAAAAAAATAGTATTCAATTATTAGTTGACGAAGCTCATTCAATTGGGATATTAGGCCCTGAAGGTAGGGGTTTAAGTTTCAATTACCGTTCAGATATAACTATGATTACTGGAACTTTTGGAAAAGCATTTGGAAGCGGTGGAGCTTTCATAGCTACCAATTCAGAAATTGGTGAATATCTTATCCAAACAAGTGGTGCATTTAGGTATACAACCGCGCTTGCTCCATCTTTAGCAGCAGGGGCACTAGAAGGTCTAAAAAAAATTGTAGAAAATAAAGAATGGGGGAATGATTTGTTATCTTCTGCTGAGGTATGGAAGAATGAAATTATTAAAAATTTTAGTTTTCCAGTTAAAGGAGATTCTCACATTTTATCAATTGTTGTTGGCCAAGAAGAAAACGCAATTTATCTACAAAAATATCTCGAAAAAAATGGGTTTTTAGCTATTGCGATAAGACCTCCAACTGTTCCAGTTGGTCAATCAAGAATCAGAATAACAATAAGAAGAAACTTAGATTTTAATCTTTTAAAGAATTTCATCAAAGTATTAAAAGATTTTAAATGAAACAAATTATTACTCAACATGGTTGGGGACTAAATAAACATTTCTGGGATGATTATAAAGTTGATTTTTTAAATAATAATTGGTATTGGCAAGATAATGAAAGAGGCTATTTTTCAACAAATAATTATCAAGCTAAATGGATTAAAACCGATTCAAAAAAAGAAATCAGAATGACTTTATGCCATTCATATGGTTTTCATTTAATTCAAAAGAAAATTTTAAAAGAAGCAACTCATATTGTTCTGATAAATTCTTTTAATAATTTTCTTCCTGTAAGTAATAAGAGAAACTTTATTTTGAAGTCTCTAAAAAGAATGGAAACAAAAATCATAAAGGGAGAACCAAAGGATATGTTAAAAGAATTTATACATAGATCATTTATGCCAAATGATCTAAATAATAGTTTTAAAAATATCTTTTATAAAAGTTTAGAGAGTTTAAATAAAACGCTTCTTTTAAGTGATTTAAAACAACTTTATATCAGTAGAGATTTTCCAGCATTTTTAAAAAAAGATTGCAAAATTATTTTTATAAAGTCAGAAAATGATTTGATTCTTGACGACGAATCAAATAATAATTTTTTTGATTCCTTAAATAAACAACTCTATAGGAAGCCTATTTTAATTAAATTAGCAGAACAAGGTCATTGCTTGAATAATTTAAATTTATACGAGATTATACAAAATACACTTAATGGTTGAAATGGATAATAAAAAGTGGAATGAAAAAATAAAAAATAATTTCAATGATGCTGCATATCGTTATTTAAAGTATTCAAAAATTCAGAAGTTTTTTGCGCAAAAGATAGTTCACTTTATCGAAGAATTAAATCCCCAAAAAAAAGGTGAATGGATAGATCTAGGATCAGGACCAGGATTATTAGCTGATGAAATAGAAAAAAAATTTTCTTCCCAAAAAGTATCCAGAATCGATTTCAGCAAAAAAATGCTTCTTGAGAATAAATTATCTAGAAAAAAAATTTTGTGGGATTTGAATAATGATTTACCTCCTGAAATCAATAACTGTACTTTATTAATATCTAACTTTTGCATACATTGGTTAAACAACCCAGAAAAGATAATAAAAAATTGGTTTAGTAAATTAATGCCTGGAGGTTTCTTAATCATTTCATATCCAACAAAAGATTGTTTTCCTGAATGGAAAGATACTTGTAGAAAAATTGATATTGAATATAGTGGTCTTAATTTTATTTGCTCTAAAGAATTATTAAAAGATTTCAAATCAACTGAAATACATTATTCAGAACAGTTTAATTATCTTGAAAATTTTGAAGATGTATATAAGCTTTTTAGAAGTATTAAAAATGTTGGGGCACAATCGACAAACTGTAAACGCAAATCAGTGAAAGAGTTAAAAGAAATTCAAAAGTTCTGGCCAAAGAATTACAATAATACAGTAAACCTTTCATGGCAAATTGAGATTCAAATTATAAAGAAATTATGAGTAGTCAGGATAGTATTTTCAAATTTATAATTTGTGGAACAGATACTGATATTGGGAAAACTTTAATAAGCTCGTTTTTTGTTAAAGGATTAAATTCCTTTTATTGGAAGCCTATTCAAAGTGGTATTGAATCGCAAACTGATAGTCAAACTGTTAAAAAACTTGCACAAGTAAGTAAAGAGAAAATAATTAAAGAAGCTTATGTGTTTACAAAACCTCTCTCTCCTCATTGGGCTGCCGAAATAGATCAAAAGACTATTAACTTTGACATGTTGAGATTGCCAAAAGTAAAAGACTCATTAATTGTAGAAACTGCAGGTGGATTAATGGTTCCAATAACACGCAATTTTTTGCAAATAGATCAAATAAAACAATGGAATCTTCCTGTAATACTTGTATGCAAAAGCTCACTTGGCACTCTAAACCATACTCTGCTTAGTATTGAGGCCTTAAAACGAAGAAATATTGATATTCTGGGTTTAGTAGTAAATGGCAAAAAACACTTTGATAATCCAAAAACACTTGTTGATTTTAGTGGTATTCCCTTAATTACTGAATTTCCTTACATCAAAAAAATGGACTCAAATAATTTAGACATACTATGGAAAGAACTTGACATCAAAAATAAATTAATCTCACTTTTAAATTCAAAAATAAGTTAAATGAAATCTTTGAATTCAAAAATTCCAAATCAAAATTGGCACCCAAATATTTGGCCACCTTTTACACAAATCAATAAAAGTAAACCGCAAATAGAAGTAACTCATGGTAAAGATGCTCTCCTATTTACTAAAGATCCTAAAAAAGAGCTAATAGATGCAATAAGTAGTTGGTGGGTAACTCTTCATGGTCACAGTAACGAATATATTGCTGATGCAATTTTCGATCAATCAAGAAAACTTGAGCAAGTTATATTTGCTGATTTCTTACATCCACAGGCAAAAAAATTAGCAGAAAGACTTAGTGAATTAACAAAGCTAGAAAGATTATTCTTTTCTGATAACGGTTCTACTGCAGTAGAAGTTGCTTTAAAAATTGCCTTCCAATCATGGCAAAATGAAGGAGAGACAAGATCTCAAATAGTAGCATTTGATGGTGCATATCATGGCGATACATTTGGAGCAATGGCTTTAGGTGAAAGAAATATTTTTAATGAGAATTTCGATAATCTTATGTTTCCAGTGAGGAGAGCCCCATGGCCTTCAACTTGGATGAACGATAAAGAAGTAGTAAATAAAGAAAATGAAGCGATCCAAAAATTAGAAACTCTTCTTAAAACTCCCACAGTTGCAGTAATCCTTGAGCCACTTGTTCAAGGAGCAGGAGGAATGAATATGGTTAGGCCTCAATTTATCAAAAAAGTTTCAGAAATTGTAAAAAATAATAATTCTTTATTAATTGCCGATGAAGTCTTGACTGGTTTTGGCAGATGTGGAACCCTTTTTGCATTTCAAAAGGCAAAAATCATTCCTGATTTAATAAGTATTTCAAAAGGCTTAACCGGTGGATTTTTGCCGATGGGAATAACTTTATGTAAAGAAAAAATTTTTCAATCCTTTATTGATGATTCCCCAAGAAAAACTTTTTGGCATGGACATAGTTTTACTGCAAATCCTTTAGGTTGTGCTGCTGCAAACGCTAGCCTTGATTTATTAGAAAAAGAACCACACAAATACCTTTCATTTGAAGAAAAACATTTATCTCATTTAATTAAATTTAAAAACTTACCTTATATAAAAAAGATAAGGCTATGCGGCACAATTGCTGCTTTCGATTTAGATATCGGTAACAAAAAAGGTTATTTCAATAATATAGGAAAAGAAATAAAGAGTATTGCAATGGAGCAAGGTTTATTTATTAGGCCCCTAGGGAATGTTATCTACCTATTACCACCTCTTTGTATAACAGATGATCAATTAGAAAAAAGTTACAGGGTAATAAGGCAAATCTTAAACAATCTGTAGTAAGAAATTTAAGGTCCCTGCAGTATTGCATTTTCGACATCTTCTCTATTAATACAATAGGAAAATAGTCTTTTGGTTTCTTGTCCTTCACTTTCCCAGATAACACTTAAATCTTCTTGTTCAAAAATAATAGTTGCATTCCAATTAGAAAGTAACAGGTACCATTTAGATGGATTATTAACATCCTTTACAGCACCCAAATCAGTTAGCCACAATTCCAATGATTTAAGTGAATGTTGGTTTATAGGTTGTTTATGGAAATTCACAGACTTTTTTAAAATATCATTTTACTAACCAGATAGGTATTGTATCTAATTCTTTGCCAGAAAAAAAGGCAATAAAAATTGAACCAATCAAACTAATAACAATGATAATAAATAAAAGAAATAACGAAAACAATTCCCCATTTGAAAAAGGTCTTCTATTTCCTATTAAATTTTGATTATTTGAGTCGACTATTAAATTATTTAAAACTTTAGTATTTTTCTTACTTCTAGATTTTTCCTTGAGTTTGTCATCATATATTTTCCTCAAATTACTATTATTCAAATTTTCATAAGCTTCCAAAACTTCTTGAAATTTATTTTTAGCGTCATCTATTTCTAGAGAAGTTGTATCAGGATGCAACTCAATGGAAAGTTTACAAAATGCCTTTCTTAATTCATGATTTGAGGCATTTTCATCTACACCTAAAATTTTGTAATAAGAAATTTCCCCTTTCAAAATAACCTTTTATTAATATTGTAATTCTAATAAATTTTTAATAAATAGAATAAATTCAATGAATGGTAAAAATTTATATTTATAACGAAATGAAAAACCTAAACATCCCAGAAGAAATTTTTCCCTTAATAACTGAAGAAGAGATAATTATGTTTCAAGAATTACAAATTAAAATTAAAGAATTAAATAATAAAATTAATTTAACAAGGTTAATTAATGATGATGATTATTGGGTATCTCAAGTTTTTGACAGCATTTGGCCCTTTAAAACTTTCACTAATATTAATTTTGATAATAAAAAATTTTTAGATATTGGATCTGGCTGTGGTTTTCCTGGTTTAGCTTATGCCATAACTCATCCTACTTCAGAAATATACTTAGTTGATTCTTCAAAAAAGAAAACAGATGCACTTAAAGCTTTAATTAAAGAGATCAATTTCAAAAACAAAATTCATGTAATTAATGATCGTATTGAAAATTTAGCCCATCAATCGTCAATGAGAAATAGTTTCGATATAGCTGCTACTAGAGCGGTGAGTAATCCATCAACAGTTTCAGAATATATAATACCAATGCTAAAAAAAGAAGGATTAGGAGTTTTATATTGTGGGAAATGGAATGATGAAGAAAGTAAAAATCTAAATAAAACTTTAGAAATATTAGAAGGCAAAGTTAGAGAAAAAAAAGGGATTAACTTACCAAGAAATAAAGGCACCCGAAATATTATTCTTATTAAACCTAAAGATTTTTGCCCCAAAATTTACCCTAGGAAAGTTGGTAAACCTGAGAAAAATCCATTATGAAATTATTTCTTTGATAATCTTTTAGCAACATTATCTCCAAACTTTTCTTTTAAAGTTCTTAATTTTCTTATAACTTTTTTTGGATTTATATGACCTTCTAAAACTTTCAATAATTGGCCTTCAGAAACATCCACATCTAGTAAATTAGCGTTAGATCCTGGGAACCAATGACTTCCATTTCCTAGTAGTTGATATCTAGCTTTTGCAAATCCTTCCATATCCAACCAATCTATTAAATTTGAAAGCCATAGCAAAACAGGAATATTAATATTACCAGGAGTATATTCCCAACTCGGTAAATTTCTATTCCAATTCTGATACCATTCAAAACCTAAAGCATTAATAGATTCATCCCTTAATCTATTTAATATCTTTGGAACATAATTCTCGGATTCTGATAACAACGAAATAGCCTCTAAATGCAAATCAAAATCTGCCTCTTTCGCAATACCCACACTAAGGGTATGGACATGTTTATTTCTTAAACAAAAAAGATCATTAAAAATTATAGGATGAAGTGGTCTACAAAGTTCCAACATTTTGTTTGAGGGTGTATGAAGATGTCCCCCTTTATCAGTGGGACTTATTATAAAAACCCCAAGATCATACTTATTTGCTAAATTTATAACCTTTGTATTTTCTTGATTTATGAAATACCAGTGCAAATTTACATAATCAAATAAATTTGTTGAAATAGCCTTCTCAATGAGCGAAGATCTTCCATGGGTAGAAAATCCAATATTCCCAATTATATTTTCTTTTTGAAAATTCCTTAAAATATCAATACAACCTCCATCTTTAATAGCCTGATGTAAATGTTCATCAGTATTAATGCCATGTATTGCTAACAAATCAATTTTCTTAACTTTCAATTTTTCAATACTTGTTATGACGTCTTTCTCAAAGATGGCAGGATCATTATTTGGAGGAATCTTTGTTTGAATAATGTTTGGGATTTTTTTAGTATGTTTAAAACCCATTCCTAATTGCAACTCTGAAGTTCCATAATACTTTGCAGTTTCTACATGACTTAAGCCATGTTTGTTTGCGAGATTTAAAATATTTTCTACTTTATTTTGTTCTTCATATGAAATCTCAGAAAAATCTAATTGGTCCCAACTTTTTTGAAATCTCATGCCACCTAAAGATAAAATAGGAATATTTAGGTTGGTTCGTCCAAATCTTCGATATTCCATTTTTACGAAATTAATGCTTATTCATTCTTGGTGGTTTTCCAAATGATTGAAACATATCCCTATCAAGACTATTCTCTAAATCATCCAATTCTTCAAATTTCACCCAATGGATGCAATCAACAGGGCATGTATCTATTGCTTCTTGTATAACATCAACACTATCTCCATCTTGTCTTACAGCTCTACTTCTACCATGAAATTCATCGACTAAGAAAGTGTTGGAAGCAACATGTACACAATATTGGCACCCAATACATTTAGCCTCATCAACCCAAACAGCTTTTTCGGCTAACTTACCACCTAAAACAGGCTCAAAACCTGAAATTTCATTATTTTCTTCAAAATTATCCAATGGATCAGCAAAATCCATAGAGTGATTTAACTATCCCATTTTGTCAAAACCAATTCAATAGAACCATCATTTTGGTTTTTCTCTTCAACAATTTGGTATCCATCATTTTTTGTCTTTGAAATAATTGTTTCATAAGCGTACATCTGAGTAACTTTAGAAATAAACCTTTCAACTGGAATTTCAAATTGCCATAAGTCCAGATCAGTGACTAATTCATATGCATTTGAATTATTGTTCCATTTAAAACCAACTTTTGTATCACCAGGTAAATTCATGCTTATATCTACATCAGTAAACTGTCCCTTGTAACCTTTGACAGATTTTTGATCTTGATTAATAGTATAACCAAGATGATTTAGGGCATTAATTAAAGGCTTTGATTCCTTTAGCTGCGTTTTAATGGTACTAAAATGTGACATTAGATTCGTTTTTAAGTTGTTTTAAATTTTCATTTTGATTAGAGATGAAAGCATCAGAGGATTTATTCTTAACTGTTACTTTTCCTAGAGCATCTTCAAGATTTTTTGTAGCTTCATTGCATGAATTACCAATAAATCCTTCAACAGTCTCCTCAACTCTTCCGTCTTGATGAATTTTGAATCTCAATGTTTTTTGAGGCATTAAATCCAAGTACTGAGTAAATTTACTTTATACACAATAACGAAAATTTTTTGTTTCA is a window of Prochlorococcus marinus XMU1419 DNA encoding:
- a CDS encoding aminotransferase class I/II-fold pyridoxal phosphate-dependent enzyme codes for the protein MKKIKIPKNRIRKLKTFSLGKKPFELISLNSHNKKLIDLCSNDYFGLSRDKDLIKAGYEISLSEGFGAGSSRFITGSRPIHKLLEKELAEWLDQQKVFIFPSGFQANIAAIQSLANRNSIVIADKLIHNSLLVGIKATQAKLIRFAHNNLKDLEDKIIKSKPKKSSILVVVESLYSMEGSIAPLREITQICKKNSIQLLVDEAHSIGILGPEGRGLSFNYRSDITMITGTFGKAFGSGGAFIATNSEIGEYLIQTSGAFRYTTALAPSLAAGALEGLKKIVENKEWGNDLLSSAEVWKNEIIKNFSFPVKGDSHILSIVVGQEENAIYLQKYLEKNGFLAIAIRPPTVPVGQSRIRITIRRNLDFNLLKNFIKVLKDFK
- a CDS encoding methyltransferase domain-containing protein, which produces MVEMDNKKWNEKIKNNFNDAAYRYLKYSKIQKFFAQKIVHFIEELNPQKKGEWIDLGSGPGLLADEIEKKFSSQKVSRIDFSKKMLLENKLSRKKILWDLNNDLPPEINNCTLLISNFCIHWLNNPEKIIKNWFSKLMPGGFLIISYPTKDCFPEWKDTCRKIDIEYSGLNFICSKELLKDFKSTEIHYSEQFNYLENFEDVYKLFRSIKNVGAQSTNCKRKSVKELKEIQKFWPKNYNNTVNLSWQIEIQIIKKL
- the bioD gene encoding dethiobiotin synthase, giving the protein MSSQDSIFKFIICGTDTDIGKTLISSFFVKGLNSFYWKPIQSGIESQTDSQTVKKLAQVSKEKIIKEAYVFTKPLSPHWAAEIDQKTINFDMLRLPKVKDSLIVETAGGLMVPITRNFLQIDQIKQWNLPVILVCKSSLGTLNHTLLSIEALKRRNIDILGLVVNGKKHFDNPKTLVDFSGIPLITEFPYIKKMDSNNLDILWKELDIKNKLISLLNSKIS
- the bioA gene encoding adenosylmethionine--8-amino-7-oxononanoate transaminase — protein: MKSLNSKIPNQNWHPNIWPPFTQINKSKPQIEVTHGKDALLFTKDPKKELIDAISSWWVTLHGHSNEYIADAIFDQSRKLEQVIFADFLHPQAKKLAERLSELTKLERLFFSDNGSTAVEVALKIAFQSWQNEGETRSQIVAFDGAYHGDTFGAMALGERNIFNENFDNLMFPVRRAPWPSTWMNDKEVVNKENEAIQKLETLLKTPTVAVILEPLVQGAGGMNMVRPQFIKKVSEIVKNNNSLLIADEVLTGFGRCGTLFAFQKAKIIPDLISISKGLTGGFLPMGITLCKEKIFQSFIDDSPRKTFWHGHSFTANPLGCAAANASLDLLEKEPHKYLSFEEKHLSHLIKFKNLPYIKKIRLCGTIAAFDLDIGNKKGYFNNIGKEIKSIAMEQGLFIRPLGNVIYLLPPLCITDDQLEKSYRVIRQILNNL
- a CDS encoding DUF3143 domain-containing protein; translated protein: MNFHKQPINQHSLKSLELWLTDLGAVKDVNNPSKWYLLLSNWNATIIFEQEDLSVIWESEGQETKRLFSYCINREDVENAILQGP
- a CDS encoding J domain-containing protein, whose product is MKGEISYYKILGVDENASNHELRKAFCKLSIELHPDTTSLEIDDAKNKFQEVLEAYENLNNSNLRKIYDDKLKEKSRSKKNTKVLNNLIVDSNNQNLIGNRRPFSNGELFSLFLLFIIIVISLIGSIFIAFFSGKELDTIPIWLVK
- the rsmG gene encoding 16S rRNA (guanine(527)-N(7))-methyltransferase RsmG, giving the protein MKNLNIPEEIFPLITEEEIIMFQELQIKIKELNNKINLTRLINDDDYWVSQVFDSIWPFKTFTNINFDNKKFLDIGSGCGFPGLAYAITHPTSEIYLVDSSKKKTDALKALIKEINFKNKIHVINDRIENLAHQSSMRNSFDIAATRAVSNPSTVSEYIIPMLKKEGLGVLYCGKWNDEESKNLNKTLEILEGKVREKKGINLPRNKGTRNIILIKPKDFCPKIYPRKVGKPEKNPL
- a CDS encoding aldo/keto reductase → MEYRRFGRTNLNIPILSLGGMRFQKSWDQLDFSEISYEEQNKVENILNLANKHGLSHVETAKYYGTSELQLGMGFKHTKKIPNIIQTKIPPNNDPAIFEKDVITSIEKLKVKKIDLLAIHGINTDEHLHQAIKDGGCIDILRNFQKENIIGNIGFSTHGRSSLIEKAISTNLFDYVNLHWYFINQENTKVINLANKYDLGVFIISPTDKGGHLHTPSNKMLELCRPLHPIIFNDLFCLRNKHVHTLSVGIAKEADFDLHLEAISLLSESENYVPKILNRLRDESINALGFEWYQNWNRNLPSWEYTPGNINIPVLLWLSNLIDWLDMEGFAKARYQLLGNGSHWFPGSNANLLDVDVSEGQLLKVLEGHINPKKVIRKLRTLKEKFGDNVAKRLSKK
- a CDS encoding ferredoxin; translated protein: MDFADPLDNFEENNEISGFEPVLGGKLAEKAVWVDEAKCIGCQYCVHVASNTFLVDEFHGRSRAVRQDGDSVDVIQEAIDTCPVDCIHWVKFEELDDLENSLDRDMFQSFGKPPRMNKH
- a CDS encoding DUF1257 domain-containing protein, which translates into the protein MSHFSTIKTQLKESKPLINALNHLGYTINQDQKSVKGYKGQFTDVDISMNLPGDTKVGFKWNNNSNAYELVTDLDLWQFEIPVERFISKVTQMYAYETIISKTKNDGYQIVEEKNQNDGSIELVLTKWDS
- a CDS encoding DUF2997 domain-containing protein is translated as MPQKTLRFKIHQDGRVEETVEGFIGNSCNEATKNLEDALGKVTVKNKSSDAFISNQNENLKQLKNESNVTF